In one Candidatus Nealsonbacteria bacterium genomic region, the following are encoded:
- the secA gene encoding preprotein translocase subunit SecA, which yields MAILNKIFGNANEKYLKKLQPLVDKINGLEKEFEGFSNEKLKEKTKEFKERLRKGEALDDLLPEAFALVREASKRTLNQRHYDCQLIGGIVLHQGKIAEMKTGEGKTLAATLPLYLNTLEEKGCHLVTVNDYLARRDTVWMGQIYHALGLTVGCLNHQQSFLYDPDYKKPAEDKEKTRDELGGFYVVEDFLRPCQRKEAYLADITYGTNNEFGFDYLRDNMVYELNQMVQREFHYAIIDEVDSILIDEARTPLIISAPDIESSKWYLEFARTIPKLDKDKDYKIDEKIRVVTLTEEGINKIEKILGLKNIYQEKGVKYLHYLEQALRAEALFRKDRDYVVKDGKVIIIDEFTGRLMPGRRWSGGLHQAIEAKEKVNVNPESLTLASITFQNLFRTYKKLAGMTGTAITSAEEFDKVYKLGVVIVPTNKPLIRKKLPDRIYKTKTGKLKALIEEIKKRYLKGQPALVGTRSVEKNEYLSKLLEREGIPHQVLNAKNHQKEGEIIAQAGKLKTVTIATNMAGRGVDIILGGNPQNPEEAENIKKLGGLHVIGTERHDARRIDNQLRGRSGRQGDPGSSQFFLSLEDDLIRVFGGEKIKSVAEMLKLPEDQPIEAGLVSKAIEEAQSRIEGINFDIRKHVLEYDDVMNKHREVVYKKRKETLEKAQEGELDPLILEMFNKTGYSRKDYEKKKKEIGEKNINLVEKIISLRILDMSWINHLENMKYLRDSVRLRAYGRKDPLLEYKKEGYKMFKKLLSGIETAIVNTLMKASLSPVQGQKVNTQARHNVEAGKKKPGRNDPCPCGKVNPETGKPIKYKKCCYPKYG from the coding sequence GTGGCAATTTTAAATAAAATTTTTGGAAATGCTAATGAGAAATATTTAAAGAAACTGCAGCCTTTGGTTGATAAAATAAATGGCCTCGAAAAAGAATTCGAGGGTTTTTCTAATGAGAAGTTAAAAGAAAAGACAAAAGAATTTAAAGAGAGACTGAGAAAAGGAGAAGCCTTAGATGATTTATTACCTGAAGCCTTCGCTTTAGTAAGAGAAGCTTCAAAAAGAACTTTAAATCAGAGACATTATGACTGCCAATTAATTGGAGGAATTGTTTTGCATCAAGGAAAAATTGCTGAAATGAAAACAGGGGAGGGAAAGACATTAGCTGCTACTTTGCCATTGTATTTAAATACCTTAGAAGAAAAGGGATGTCATTTGGTTACCGTTAACGATTATTTAGCCAGAAGAGATACTGTTTGGATGGGTCAGATTTATCATGCTTTGGGATTAACTGTTGGTTGTCTAAATCATCAGCAATCTTTTTTGTATGACCCTGATTACAAAAAACCTGCCGAAGATAAAGAGAAAACAAGAGATGAGCTGGGCGGTTTTTATGTTGTTGAGGATTTCTTAAGACCCTGTCAAAGAAAAGAAGCTTATTTGGCTGACATCACTTATGGCACAAATAATGAGTTTGGTTTTGATTATTTAAGAGATAATATGGTTTATGAACTGAACCAGATGGTTCAGAGAGAGTTTCATTATGCCATTATTGATGAAGTTGATTCAATTTTAATTGATGAAGCAAGAACTCCTTTAATTATTTCAGCTCCTGATATTGAAAGTTCAAAGTGGTATTTAGAATTTGCCAGAACTATTCCAAAACTTGATAAAGATAAAGATTACAAAATTGATGAAAAAATAAGAGTAGTTACCCTGACAGAAGAGGGAATTAATAAAATTGAAAAGATATTAGGATTGAAAAATATTTATCAAGAAAAAGGAGTAAAATATTTGCATTATTTAGAACAGGCTTTAAGAGCTGAAGCTCTTTTTAGAAAAGACAGAGATTATGTGGTTAAAGATGGAAAAGTTATTATTATTGATGAATTTACCGGCAGATTGATGCCCGGTCGCCGATGGTCAGGAGGTTTGCATCAGGCAATTGAGGCAAAAGAGAAAGTAAACGTAAATCCAGAGTCTCTTACTTTAGCTTCCATTACTTTCCAGAACTTATTTAGAACGTATAAAAAGTTGGCCGGTATGACGGGAACTGCCATTACTTCAGCTGAAGAGTTTGATAAGGTTTATAAATTGGGTGTAGTAATTGTTCCCACCAACAAACCATTAATAAGAAAAAAATTACCGGACAGGATATACAAGACAAAGACCGGAAAATTAAAAGCATTAATTGAAGAAATAAAAAAAAGATACTTAAAAGGCCAGCCGGCTTTAGTGGGAACGAGGTCTGTTGAGAAAAACGAATATTTATCAAAGTTATTGGAAAGAGAGGGGATTCCTCATCAGGTCTTAAATGCAAAAAACCATCAAAAAGAGGGAGAGATTATTGCCCAGGCCGGAAAATTAAAAACTGTGACAATAGCTACCAATATGGCAGGTAGGGGAGTTGATATAATTTTAGGAGGCAATCCTCAAAATCCGGAAGAGGCAGAGAATATCAAAAAACTGGGAGGCCTCCATGTTATTGGAACTGAAAGACATGACGCAAGAAGGATTGATAATCAGCTTCGGGGAAGGTCAGGGAGACAGGGCGACCCTGGTTCCAGCCAGTTTTTTCTCTCTTTAGAAGATGACTTAATCAGAGTCTTTGGAGGAGAGAAAATAAAATCTGTAGCTGAAATGTTAAAACTTCCAGAAGACCAACCGATTGAAGCAGGTTTGGTTTCTAAAGCAATTGAAGAGGCACAGTCAAGGATTGAAGGAATAAATTTTGATATAAGAAAACATGTTTTAGAATATGACGATGTGATGAATAAACACAGAGAGGTTGTTTATAAAAAAAGGAAAGAGACTTTAGAGAAAGCCCAAGAAGGAGAATTAGACCCTTTGATTTTAGAAATGTTTAACAAAACAGGATATTCCAGGAAAGATTATGAGAAAAAAAAGAAAGAAATTGGAGAAAAAAATATAAATCTGGTTGAAAAAATTATCTCTTTGAGAATTTTAGATATGTCTTGGATAAACCATTTAGAAAATATGAAGTATTTGAGAGATTCTGTAAGATTAAGGGCATATGGTAGAAAAGACCCTTTGCTTGAGTATAAAAAGGAGGGTTATAAGATGTTTAAAAAATTATTGTCAGGAATAGAAACAGCTATTGTCAATACTTTAATGAAAGCAAGTCTTTCTCCTGTTCAAGGTCAAAAGGTTAATACTCAAGCCAGACATAATGTTGAAGCCGGAAAGAAGAAACCTGGAAGAAATGACCCCTGTCCCTGTGGAAAGGTTAATCCTGAAACTGGCAAACCAATAAAATATAAAAAATGCTGTTATCCTAAATATGGATAA
- a CDS encoding HNH endonuclease, protein MPKCKIRGCKKFTRYKNTKEIYCLMHLARIKRHGYPELKKDAYQSLEKLPHSLVDDFIRKSCQKMIDKEIVKELKKMGFQGATQWTVKYRRRKLGIKKYLYGEVKKHKAWIRQQAIKKYGNACELCGYNIHVETHHITPKHQGGIHTIDNLIVLCPNCHTLVTNKKLTLSNRKDITKLSRKVKKLLKLTYPYLG, encoded by the coding sequence ATGCCAAAGTGTAAAATAAGAGGATGTAAGAAATTTACCAGATATAAAAATACTAAAGAAATTTACTGCCTAATGCATCTAGCGAGAATTAAACGTCATGGGTATCCAGAATTGAAAAAGGATGCTTATCAATCACTGGAGAAATTACCACATTCACTTGTTGACGACTTCATTCGCAAAAGTTGTCAAAAAATGATTGATAAAGAAATTGTAAAAGAATTAAAGAAAATGGGATTCCAAGGAGCTACTCAGTGGACTGTTAAGTACCGCCGAAGAAAATTAGGGATTAAAAAATACTTATATGGCGAAGTTAAAAAACATAAAGCGTGGATTAGGCAACAAGCGATAAAAAAATATGGCAATGCTTGCGAGTTATGCGGATATAATATCCATGTTGAAACTCATCATATCACGCCAAAACACCAAGGAGGGATTCATACTATAGATAACCTCATAGTGCTTTGCCCTAATTGTCACACATTAGTTACAAATAAAAAACTTACGTTAAGCAACAGAAAGGATATTACAAAGCTTAGCAGAAAAGTAAAAAAGCTACTTAAATTAACTTATCCATATTTAGGATAA
- a CDS encoding DUF1614 domain-containing protein yields MFFIPITIFIFILFILSLPLLFVLGYFHIVMIGFEKLGISPEATLFILFLILFGSLINIPLTKKKMILVREPRFFGLFSRPKIEAHYVAINFGGAVIPLLLSFYFLLQAKVQGFELRPIFIAIFLMTIISKIFAKVIPGKGIVMPTFIPPIFSALFALILVPEFAAPVAFISGVLGTLIGADILNLRKIKRYGGYISIGGAGVFDGIFLVGIVSALISGF; encoded by the coding sequence ATGTTTTTCATTCCAATTACCATTTTCATTTTTATTCTTTTTATTTTATCTCTCCCTCTTTTGTTTGTCCTGGGTTATTTTCATATAGTGATGATTGGTTTTGAAAAACTGGGTATTTCGCCTGAAGCTACTTTATTTATTCTTTTTCTTATTTTGTTTGGTTCTTTAATTAATATTCCTTTGACAAAGAAAAAGATGATTTTGGTAAGAGAACCCCGTTTTTTCGGTCTTTTTAGTAGACCGAAAATAGAAGCTCATTATGTTGCCATTAATTTTGGGGGAGCTGTAATTCCCCTTTTACTTTCTTTTTATTTTTTACTGCAAGCTAAAGTTCAAGGATTTGAATTAAGACCTATCTTTATAGCTATTTTCCTGATGACCATTATCTCTAAAATTTTTGCTAAAGTTATTCCAGGAAAAGGAATTGTTATGCCTACTTTTATCCCTCCTATTTTTTCAGCCCTTTTTGCTTTAATTTTAGTTCCTGAATTTGCAGCTCCTGTAGCTTTTATTTCCGGAGTGTTAGGAACTTTAATTGGAGCTGATATTCTAAACTTAAGGAAAATAAAAAGATATGGAGGATATATTTCTATTGGAGGAGCAGGAGTTTTTGATGGAATATTCTTGGTGGGAATTGTTTCTGCTTTAATATCTGGTTTTTAA
- a CDS encoding type IV secretion system DNA-binding domain-containing protein: MKKKDIIFFAETTFRRQRNKVGIKTDDRYRHIYVIGKTGMGKTVMLENMMIQDIRAGRGVGIIDPHGEAAEDILDFIPKNRINDVVYFNPADLNYPIAFNVMEKVEPEYRHLVASGLMEVFKKIWPDVWSARMEYILGNSILALLEYPNSTLLGVNRMLADPDFRGKIVSKIRDPVVKSFWVNEFARYTQRYEVEATAAIQNKIGQLISNPLIRNIIGQVKSKIDMRKLMDKGKILIANLSKGKIGEDNSKLLGALLVTKLQLAAMSRVDVPEEKRKEFFLYVDEFQNFATGAFVSILSEARKYKLSLTLANQYMAQLEEVTPAGKSSRVRDAVFGNIGTLIVFRVGAEDAEYLEKEFVPEVTTEDLVNLSKYNIYLKLMIEGIAGRPFSAETLPSFEKPKKSYRKTIINISRERYGIERKIIESKISRWTGLMDEALIDAKTRTQRFKKLVLYDAQCSVCGKKTKVVFPPDGVRPVYCKSCLRKIEKPSVYRGTEEKTKTISLENTKKLEPVSFSSSKKPDRKQRRPKKKVDIKELKKALEKALKKEK, encoded by the coding sequence ATGAAAAAAAAAGATATAATTTTTTTTGCTGAAACGACTTTCAGAAGACAGCGCAATAAAGTGGGGATAAAAACAGACGATAGATATCGGCATATTTATGTTATTGGAAAAACCGGAATGGGAAAAACGGTGATGTTAGAAAACATGATGATTCAGGATATTCGAGCAGGGAGAGGGGTGGGTATTATTGATCCCCATGGAGAAGCTGCAGAGGATATTTTAGATTTTATTCCCAAAAACAGAATTAATGATGTTGTCTACTTTAATCCAGCTGATTTAAATTATCCCATTGCGTTTAATGTGATGGAAAAAGTGGAGCCAGAATATAGACATCTGGTAGCTTCAGGTTTAATGGAGGTATTTAAGAAGATTTGGCCTGACGTTTGGTCAGCGAGAATGGAGTATATTTTAGGAAATTCTATCTTAGCTCTTTTAGAATATCCCAATTCAACTCTTTTAGGCGTTAATAGGATGTTGGCTGACCCGGATTTTCGAGGAAAAATAGTATCAAAAATTAGAGACCCTGTTGTAAAATCCTTCTGGGTAAATGAATTTGCCCGCTATACCCAAAGGTATGAAGTAGAGGCAACGGCTGCCATTCAAAACAAAATCGGTCAACTTATTTCAAACCCCTTAATTAGAAATATTATAGGTCAGGTAAAATCAAAGATTGATATGAGAAAATTAATGGATAAAGGAAAGATTTTGATTGCTAACTTATCAAAGGGGAAAATAGGTGAAGATAACTCAAAACTGTTAGGCGCTCTTTTAGTAACCAAACTGCAATTAGCTGCAATGTCAAGGGTAGATGTGCCGGAAGAGAAAAGAAAAGAGTTTTTCTTATATGTTGATGAGTTTCAAAATTTTGCTACAGGAGCTTTTGTTAGTATTTTATCTGAAGCTCGAAAGTATAAGTTATCTTTAACTCTGGCTAATCAATATATGGCCCAATTGGAAGAAGTAACACCGGCAGGAAAAAGCAGCAGAGTGAGAGATGCTGTTTTTGGAAATATCGGCACTTTAATTGTATTTAGGGTAGGAGCTGAAGATGCTGAATATTTAGAAAAAGAATTCGTTCCCGAAGTAACAACAGAGGATTTAGTTAATTTGAGTAAATATAATATTTATCTGAAATTAATGATAGAGGGAATAGCAGGAAGACCCTTTTCGGCAGAAACTCTTCCCTCTTTTGAAAAACCAAAAAAATCTTACCGAAAAACAATAATTAATATTTCTAGAGAAAGATATGGTATAGAACGAAAAATTATTGAAAGTAAAATTAGCCGTTGGACTGGGTTAATGGATGAGGCTTTAATTGACGCTAAAACCAGAACTCAACGCTTTAAAAAACTTGTTTTATATGATGCTCAATGTTCTGTGTGCGGTAAAAAAACAAAGGTGGTGTTTCCTCCAGACGGAGTGAGGCCTGTTTATTGTAAATCTTGTCTGAGAAAAATAGAAAAACCCTCAGTATATAGAGGAACAGAAGAAAAAACCAAAACTATTTCTTTAGAAAATACAAAAAAATTAGAACCTGTTTCTTTCTCATCTTCTAAAAAACCTGACAGAAAACAAAGGAGGCCAAAGAAAAAAGTTGATATAAAAGAATTAAAGAAAGCCTTGGAAAAAGCTCTCAAAAAAGAGAAGTGA
- a CDS encoding phosphoglycerate kinase encodes MKKLQDFNFKGKNVLVRCDFNVPLSKEGKILDDFRIKRSLPTLKYLIKEKTRVILISHLETKKGKFSLKHLVSRLEKLLGQKVKFLPNYLKENSRKEIEKIIKPGQVVLLENIRFHKEEKENDVSFAKKISKLGDIFVNEAFSVCHREHTSIVAIPNYLPKAAGFLLEKELNVFSELLKRPKHPFVAIIAGIKIETKIKTILNILKIVDHLILGSKIGEAIFAQKGIITGRDFAEVKLMEKIDLTNPKIHLPLDGIIALNNLKEGYLRKGGLRTLRKEEEVFDIGPESIKVFKKIIKPAKTILWNGPLGMYEDKRFEKGTKEIADTIVRNYSAFKVAGGGETVSAINTFGLAGKFDFLSTGGGAMLEFLAGEKLPGIEALNSQITS; translated from the coding sequence GTGAAAAAACTTCAAGATTTTAATTTTAAAGGGAAAAATGTATTAGTAAGATGTGATTTTAATGTTCCTCTCTCTAAAGAAGGTAAAATTTTAGATGATTTTCGGATTAAGAGGTCTCTTCCTACTCTAAAATATTTAATAAAAGAAAAGACAAGGGTAATTTTGATAAGCCATCTGGAAACGAAAAAAGGAAAATTTAGTTTAAAACATTTAGTTTCGAGACTGGAAAAGTTATTGGGTCAGAAGGTAAAATTTTTACCCAATTATTTAAAAGAAAATAGTAGAAAAGAAATAGAAAAAATAATAAAGCCGGGCCAGGTTGTTCTCTTAGAAAATATAAGGTTTCATAAAGAGGAAAAAGAAAATGATGTGAGTTTTGCAAAAAAAATCTCCAAATTAGGAGATATTTTTGTTAATGAAGCTTTTTCTGTATGTCATAGAGAACATACCTCTATTGTCGCTATTCCAAACTATTTACCAAAAGCTGCCGGGTTTTTATTAGAAAAAGAGCTCAATGTTTTTTCTGAGCTTTTAAAGAGACCCAAACATCCATTTGTGGCTATAATTGCAGGGATTAAAATAGAAACAAAAATTAAAACAATTTTAAATATTTTAAAGATAGTTGACCATTTGATTTTAGGAAGTAAAATAGGGGAAGCAATTTTTGCCCAAAAAGGAATAATAACAGGGAGAGATTTTGCCGAGGTAAAGTTAATGGAAAAAATTGATTTAACAAATCCTAAAATTCATTTGCCGTTAGATGGAATAATAGCTTTAAATAATCTAAAAGAAGGATATTTGAGAAAAGGAGGGCTGAGAACTTTAAGAAAAGAAGAAGAGGTTTTTGATATCGGACCCGAAAGCATAAAAGTTTTTAAAAAAATAATTAAGCCGGCTAAAACTATTTTATGGAATGGACCTTTAGGAATGTATGAAGATAAAAGGTTTGAAAAAGGAACAAAAGAGATTGCAGATACAATTGTTAGAAATTACTCTGCTTTTAAAGTTGCCGGAGGAGGAGAGACAGTTTCAGCAATAAATACGTTTGGTTTGGCGGGTAAATTTGATTTTCTTTCTACTGGCGGAGGAGCAATGTTAGAGTTTTTAGCCGGTGAGAAACTGCCGGGCATTGAAGCATTAAACTCACAAATTACTTCGTAA
- a CDS encoding DHH family phosphoesterase: protein MAIKNLKKVAGRIFKAIKNKERIILYGDADLDGATSVIILEETIKNLGGNISAIYFPDREKEGYGITKNGLDYLKKFQPALLIALDCGIGNFKEIKLAKKMKFRVIVIDHHKILDKLPEADIIVDPKQKGDKYPFKELATAGIVFKLSELLLKEKMSQSLRKNFLELVALATMADMMPKVNDNKLFIEEGLGYMESSWRPGIKTLFEADFLKNFNLYEKVSKIISMLNVRDVENKIPTSFLILTTSSSQKLAEMIQRLREKNKLRKERVKEIIQELEERIFKSKELIIFEGDSLWEYPLISSVASIVCRDFGKPTFIFKKLKEESQGTVRVPSNIDSVSLMGKCKKYLITYGGHAKASGFRIKNENLEKFKSCLIKNL from the coding sequence ATGGCGATTAAGAATCTAAAAAAGGTAGCAGGGCGAATTTTTAAAGCAATAAAGAATAAAGAAAGGATAATTCTTTACGGAGATGCTGATTTAGATGGTGCAACCTCAGTTATTATCTTGGAAGAAACAATTAAAAACTTAGGCGGTAATATTTCCGCTATTTATTTTCCAGACAGAGAAAAAGAAGGTTATGGAATAACAAAAAACGGCTTGGATTATTTAAAGAAATTTCAACCTGCTCTTTTAATTGCTTTAGACTGTGGGATTGGAAACTTTAAAGAAATAAAATTGGCAAAAAAAATGAAGTTTAGAGTAATAGTTATTGACCATCACAAGATTTTAGATAAATTACCCGAAGCTGATATTATTGTCGACCCAAAACAAAAAGGAGATAAATATCCTTTTAAAGAATTAGCTACGGCAGGTATTGTCTTTAAACTTTCAGAATTGTTATTGAAAGAGAAAATGAGCCAAAGTTTAAGAAAAAATTTTTTAGAATTGGTGGCTTTAGCTACCATGGCTGATATGATGCCTAAAGTTAATGATAATAAACTTTTTATTGAAGAAGGATTAGGATATATGGAAAGTTCATGGCGGCCGGGAATAAAAACATTATTTGAAGCTGATTTTTTAAAAAACTTTAATTTATACGAGAAAGTTTCAAAGATTATTTCTATGTTGAACGTTCGTGATGTAGAAAATAAAATACCTACTTCATTTTTAATTTTGACGACTTCTTCATCTCAAAAATTAGCAGAAATGATTCAAAGATTAAGAGAAAAGAATAAGCTCAGAAAAGAGAGAGTTAAAGAAATTATTCAAGAGCTTGAAGAAAGAATTTTTAAAAGTAAAGAACTTATTATTTTTGAAGGAGACTCTCTATGGGAATACCCTTTAATTTCTTCCGTAGCTTCAATTGTCTGTAGAGATTTTGGAAAGCCAACTTTCATCTTTAAAAAATTGAAAGAAGAAAGTCAGGGTACGGTCAGAGTTCCTTCTAATATTGACAGTGTTTCTTTAATGGGAAAATGTAAAAAATATCTGATAACTTACGGCGGTCATGCTAAAGCTTCTGGTTTTAGAATAAAAAATGAAAATCTGGAGAAATTTAAAAGTTGCTTAATTAAAAATCTATGA
- a CDS encoding ribonuclease HI family protein, with protein MKKIIIYTDGGSRGNPGPSAAGIVFYNEKGQPFKKYSQYLGEDLTNNEAEYLAVIFALKKFKQLFGKKIAKVSEVQIKSDSELLVKQLNGKYKILEQKIQSLFITVWNQKLDFKKVKFTLVPRSKNKEADFLVNEALDNKDKIKKLL; from the coding sequence ATGAAGAAAATAATAATTTATACTGACGGTGGCTCAAGGGGTAATCCGGGACCATCTGCTGCTGGAATTGTTTTTTATAATGAAAAAGGTCAACCTTTTAAAAAATATTCGCAATATTTAGGGGAAGACCTTACTAATAATGAGGCTGAATATTTAGCTGTAATTTTTGCCTTAAAAAAGTTTAAACAGCTTTTTGGAAAAAAAATTGCAAAAGTTAGCGAAGTTCAAATAAAGTCTGATTCAGAGTTGTTGGTTAAACAATTAAACGGAAAGTATAAAATTTTAGAGCAAAAAATTCAATCATTATTTATTACAGTTTGGAATCAAAAATTGGATTTTAAAAAGGTTAAATTCACTCTTGTTCCTCGCAGTAAAAATAAAGAAGCAGATTTTTTGGTTAATGAAGCTTTAGATAATAAAGATAAGATTAAAAAATTACTGTAA
- the murJ gene encoding murein biosynthesis integral membrane protein MurJ yields the protein MNLNHLFNHQTRTVNIAAGILAVSALISRLLGVMRDWLLAKSFGAGTDLDIYFAAFKIPDFVYNILILGGVLVAFLPLFSDYFSKNKEEAWKFSSNCLNIFLFLLILVSFFLFLFTPSLVKLIVPGFSQEKIEKTILLTRIMLLSPIFLGLSSVFSGILQYFNRFLIYALCPILYNLGIIFGILFFSPQLGIPGVAIGVVLGAFLHFAIQIPSALSCGFSYKMTLDFKDPKIKRVFTLMIPRTLGISASQINLVVINAIASTLTEGSISIFNFANNIQYFPIGIIGASFAMAVFPTLSKNWTENEKGKFVNNFSLVFRQILYLILPISVLVFILRNEIVGIILKHGQFSMTAANLTSSALALFCIGLFASSLIPLFFRAFFSLKDTKTPTLIAIVSMLINVALSFFLTKILISPQSSLQERIKTLFIKAFSLEGIKDISVLGLPLAVSIGVIFQFILMMFFLRKRIGDFKSREIFDSFLKILAAGILMIISICFTLSIIEPIFSSKTLGNEVSKIVIVSLIGCLVYLLATFSLNSPEIKKFKNLFLKKFSNEN from the coding sequence ATGAATTTAAATCACCTTTTTAATCATCAAACAAGAACAGTAAATATAGCAGCCGGAATATTAGCAGTTTCTGCTTTAATCAGCAGGTTGTTAGGAGTGATGAGAGATTGGTTGCTGGCTAAAAGTTTTGGAGCTGGGACTGACCTGGATATTTATTTTGCTGCTTTTAAAATCCCTGATTTTGTCTATAACATTTTAATCTTAGGTGGAGTTTTAGTAGCTTTTTTACCATTATTTTCTGATTATTTCTCAAAAAATAAAGAAGAAGCTTGGAAATTCTCATCAAACTGTTTAAATATTTTTTTATTTTTGCTAATTTTAGTTAGCTTTTTTCTTTTTCTCTTTACTCCTTCTTTGGTAAAATTGATTGTCCCCGGTTTTAGTCAAGAAAAAATAGAAAAAACCATACTTTTAACAAGGATAATGCTTTTAAGTCCGATTTTCCTTGGTCTGAGTTCTGTTTTTTCTGGAATTTTACAATATTTTAATCGATTTTTAATTTATGCTCTCTGTCCAATTTTATATAATCTGGGAATAATTTTTGGTATTTTGTTCTTTTCTCCTCAGCTCGGAATTCCAGGTGTGGCTATAGGAGTGGTTTTAGGAGCTTTTTTGCACTTTGCAATTCAAATTCCCTCTGCTTTAAGTTGCGGTTTTTCCTACAAAATGACTCTTGATTTTAAAGACCCAAAGATTAAAAGAGTTTTTACTTTAATGATTCCTCGAACCCTTGGAATTTCTGCTTCTCAGATAAATTTGGTTGTAATTAATGCTATTGCTTCGACTTTAACTGAGGGCTCTATTTCTATTTTCAATTTTGCCAATAACATCCAATACTTTCCAATTGGAATTATCGGAGCCTCTTTTGCTATGGCTGTTTTTCCTACTTTGTCTAAAAATTGGACTGAAAATGAAAAAGGAAAATTTGTTAATAATTTCTCTTTGGTTTTTCGTCAGATTCTTTATTTAATACTTCCGATTAGTGTATTAGTTTTTATTTTAAGAAATGAGATTGTTGGGATTATTTTAAAACATGGTCAATTCTCGATGACAGCAGCTAATTTAACCTCCTCGGCCTTAGCTTTATTTTGTATCGGCCTTTTTGCATCTTCTTTAATCCCTTTGTTTTTCCGGGCATTTTTTTCTTTAAAAGATACGAAAACCCCTACTTTAATTGCCATTGTTTCTATGCTCATTAATGTTGCTTTGAGTTTTTTTCTGACTAAAATTTTAATCTCCCCTCAGTCTTCTTTACAAGAAAGAATTAAGACGCTTTTCATAAAAGCTTTTTCTCTTGAAGGAATAAAAGATATTTCTGTATTAGGTTTGCCTTTAGCAGTTTCTATAGGTGTTATTTTTCAATTTATTTTAATGATGTTTTTTCTTAGAAAAAGAATTGGTGATTTTAAATCGAGAGAAATTTTTGATTCTTTTTTAAAAATTTTAGCAGCTGGTATTTTGATGATTATTTCGATTTGCTTCACTCTTTCTATAATTGAACCCATTTTTAGCAGTAAAACTTTAGGAAACGAAGTTTCAAAAATAGTAATAGTTAGTTTAATTGGCTGTTTGGTTTATCTGTTGGCCACCTTTAGCTTAAACTCACCTGAGATTAAAAAATTCAAAAATTTGTTTTTAAAAAAGTTTTCCAATGAAAATTAA